A window of the Neofelis nebulosa isolate mNeoNeb1 chromosome 13, mNeoNeb1.pri, whole genome shotgun sequence genome harbors these coding sequences:
- the FOXI2 gene encoding forkhead box protein I2: MSFGAELPGQARERPDMASYRDGSGACPVPHGQAGATAHPVAYARADLGAGAGAQCPWLNAPALSPAPYTAGPRPAPPYAAPGPLLGAPGGLAGADLAWLSLSGQQELLRLVRPPYSYSALIAMAIQSAPLRKLTLSQIYQYVAGNFPFYKRSKAGWQNSIRHNLSLNDCFKKVPREEDDPGKGNYWTLDPNCEKMFDNGNFRRKRKRRGEVSAAAASRAGSPGGARAPELEALGAASPDLQAPPSPPAPEAATCLSGFASAMGALAGGLGTFPAGLAGDFSVGRPTTVAAHGPRAPGPAPGFGAGRQTPAFRVDPFVYRREGTEV, encoded by the exons ATGAGCTTCGGCGCCGAGCTTCCCGGCCAGGCCCGGGAACGGCCGGACATGGCCTCGTACCGCGACGGCTCGGGTGCGTGTCCCGTCCCGCACGGCCAGGCCGGGGCCACCGCGCACCCCGTGGCCTACGCGCGCGCGGATctgggcgcgggggcgggggcccAGTGCCCGTGGCTGAACGCACCGGCTCTCAGCCCCGCGCCCTACACCGCCGGCCCCCGGCCCGCGCCCCCCTACGCGGCCCCCGGCCCGCTCCTCGGCGCCCCGGGCGGCCTGGCGGGCGCAGACCTCGCGTGGCTGAGCCTCTCGGGCCAGCAGGAGCTGCTGAGGCTGGTGCGGCCGCCCTACTCGTACTCGGCGCTCATCGCCATGGCCATCCAGAGCGCGCCGCTGCGGAAGCTGACGCTCAGCCAGATCTACCAGTACGTGGCCGGCAACTTCCCCTTCTACAAGCGCAGCAAGGCAGGCTGGCAGAACTCCATCCGCCACAACCTGTCGCTCAACGACTGCTTCAAGAAGGTGCCCCGCGAGGAGGACGacccag GTAAAGGCAATTACTGGACCCTGGACCCAAACTGCGAGAAGATGTTCGACAACGGCAACTTCCGacggaagaggaagaggagaggagaggtgagCGCCGCCGCAGCCTCGCGAGCCGGGAGCCCCGGAGGAGCCAGGGCGCCGGAGCTGGAGGCCCTGGGCGCCGCCTCCCCGGACCTGCAGGCCCCGCCGTCCCCGCCCGCGCCCGAGGCGGCCACCTGCCTGTCCGGTTTCGCCTCGGCCATGGGCGCCCTGGCTGGCGGCCTCGGTACCTTCCCCGCGGGCCTGGCGGGGGACTTCTCAGTCGGGAGACCGACGACGGTCGCCGCCCACGGGCCCCGGGCCCCAGGCCCCGCACCCGGCTTCGGTGCCGGACGTCAGACCCCCGCCTTCCGCGTGGACCCCTTCGTCTACCGTCGGGAGGGGACCGAAGTGTAG